One Halalkalicoccus sp. NIPERK01 DNA segment encodes these proteins:
- a CDS encoding DUF2061 domain-containing protein, protein MAAAALSRRSNQARSRALVKTVCYRLFMFVITAAVAFLVTGAASEALSIGVATNLLKTGTYYAYERAWAHVTWGTR, encoded by the coding sequence ATGGCCGCGGCCGCGCTCTCGCGCCGATCCAACCAGGCCCGGTCGCGCGCGCTCGTCAAGACCGTCTGCTATCGGCTGTTCATGTTCGTCATCACGGCGGCGGTGGCGTTCCTCGTGACCGGGGCGGCGAGCGAGGCGCTCAGCATCGGGGTGGCGACGAACCTCCTGAAGACGGGGACGTACTACGCCTACGAGCGGGCGTGGGCGCACGTGACGTGGGGGACCCGGTGA
- a CDS encoding helix-turn-helix domain-containing protein: MTEARLSITLPEGVWIADLSTEHPEATVRVLAAMPDDRVGFGLVRIEGPGADAIVEGMRAATDVTSLSVLRRDERGAVVQFETTQPLLLLSARESGIAIEPPVEIRGGVATVEVTASRERLSKLGEQLRAFGLEFEVEYLREEGDAERVLSDRQREVLLAAVENGYYETPRRCSLTDLAEDLGVAKSTASETLHRAEGAVIERFVADRR; the protein is encoded by the coding sequence ATGACGGAGGCGCGCCTCTCGATCACCCTCCCCGAGGGGGTCTGGATCGCGGACCTCTCGACCGAGCATCCGGAGGCGACCGTCCGGGTGCTGGCGGCGATGCCCGACGATCGGGTCGGGTTCGGGCTGGTGCGGATCGAGGGGCCCGGCGCCGACGCGATCGTCGAAGGGATGCGCGCCGCGACGGACGTCACGTCGCTGTCGGTGCTCCGCCGGGACGAGCGGGGGGCCGTCGTCCAGTTCGAGACCACCCAGCCGCTGCTGTTGCTCTCGGCGCGCGAGTCGGGAATAGCGATCGAACCCCCCGTCGAGATCCGCGGCGGGGTGGCGACCGTCGAGGTCACCGCCTCGCGCGAGCGCCTCTCGAAACTGGGCGAGCAGTTGCGGGCGTTCGGACTCGAGTTCGAGGTCGAGTACCTCCGCGAGGAGGGCGACGCCGAACGGGTGCTCTCGGATCGCCAGCGCGAGGTCCTGCTCGCGGCCGTCGAGAACGGGTACTACGAGACGCCCCGGCGGTGTTCGCTCACCGACCTCGCCGAGGACCTGGGCGTCGCGAAGTCGACCGCGAGCGAGACGCTCCACCGGGCCGAGGGGGCCGTGATCGAGCGGTTCGTGGCGGATCGCCGATAG
- a CDS encoding DUF123 domain-containing protein yields MNGTYTLVISLSEPATIEVGALGPHDLPEGWYAYTGSAFGPGGFSRIDRHRELTRGERETRHWHVDYLLGHPAAAIETDVRTPERDVECAVARAIPDAGIAGFGASDCDCASHLAYAEGHGELLGAVERAHRTAGSE; encoded by the coding sequence ATGAACGGCACCTACACGCTCGTGATCTCGCTCTCCGAACCCGCGACGATCGAGGTCGGCGCGCTCGGCCCTCACGACCTTCCGGAGGGGTGGTACGCCTACACCGGCAGCGCGTTCGGCCCCGGCGGCTTCTCGCGGATCGACCGGCATCGAGAACTCACACGCGGCGAGCGCGAGACCCGCCACTGGCACGTCGACTACCTGCTGGGCCACCCCGCCGCGGCGATCGAGACCGACGTCCGAACCCCCGAGCGGGACGTCGAGTGTGCGGTCGCCCGCGCGATCCCCGACGCCGGGATCGCGGGCTTCGGGGCCTCCGATTGCGACTGTGCGTCGCATCTGGCGTACGCCGAGGGGCACGGGGAACTGCTCGGGGCGGTCGAGCGCGCACACCGAACCGCGGGGTCCGAGTAA
- a CDS encoding MoaD/ThiS family protein: MFGIEASVDRGLRSDVSTTSEPRASAARTTVTVVCTGHVYDAVGKHRFSYAFEGTTLRELLDELFAEYDIADMLIAETEADATAHGWATPPERLPGTWKKNPEGEQTRAYARVTINGRFNEHFEGLDTELVDGDRVGLLYPFMFCC; this comes from the coding sequence ATGTTCGGGATCGAGGCTTCGGTCGACCGGGGCCTACGATCCGACGTGAGCACGACATCCGAACCCCGAGCGAGCGCAGCGCGAACCACCGTCACCGTCGTCTGCACCGGCCACGTCTACGACGCGGTCGGGAAACACCGGTTCTCGTACGCGTTCGAGGGGACCACACTCAGGGAGTTGCTCGACGAACTGTTCGCCGAGTACGACATCGCCGACATGCTGATCGCCGAGACCGAGGCCGACGCGACCGCCCACGGCTGGGCGACCCCGCCCGAGAGGCTGCCCGGCACGTGGAAGAAGAACCCCGAGGGCGAGCAGACCCGCGCGTACGCCCGCGTCACGATCAACGGACGGTTCAACGAGCACTTCGAGGGGTTGGACACCGAACTCGTCGACGGCGACCGGGTGGGGCTGCTCTACCCGTTCATGTTCTGCTGTTAG
- a CDS encoding acetate--CoA ligase has product MGDLTGLFSPDRVAVVGATPREGSVGHAITTNLIEGFAGEVVCVNPNYEEVLGIDCVGSLTAAGDPDLAVVVVPPDVALEVVREAGECGVKNVVVITAGFAETGSEGATRERELREVAREYGLNLVGPNSLGVMSTPVGLNATFGPDDALPGSLSFMSQSGAFITAVVDWANDQGIGFTDVVSLGNKAVLDETDFVEAWNADDETDVIIGYLEGIEEGRAFIEVAREVTRETPVVLVKSGRTDAGAQAASSHTGTIAGSERAYEAGLEQAGVIRAESVQELFDSAGMLANQPLPDSETVAVITNAGGPGVMSTDAVGDSRLSMASFGEDTLERFRETLPAEGNVYNPVDIVGDADVERFAGALDAALADPNVGMALVLSAPTAVLDYEELAESTVELREEHGKPVAACLMGGERVAPAAERLGEAGIPNYFDPARAVASLDSLAEYREIRAREYDDPTEFDVDRERVRELLDRADERGDNRIGVEAMGILEAYGIPIPDGEVVTDPAEAERVAESIGEAVVMKIVSPDIMHKSDIGGVKIGVAREDVHDAYEDLVTRARNYQPDAAVLGVQVQETVDLDRGVETIVGMNRDPQFGPLLLFGLGGIFVETLEDVTLRVAPVSEREAAGMIDEIDAAPLLRGARGREPVDEGAVIEAVQRLSQLVTDFPEIVELDINPLVATPDGAVAIDIALTVEQ; this is encoded by the coding sequence GTGGGCGATCTGACGGGGCTGTTCTCCCCCGACCGGGTCGCGGTGGTCGGGGCGACTCCCCGGGAGGGGTCGGTCGGCCACGCCATCACGACGAACCTGATCGAGGGCTTCGCGGGCGAGGTCGTCTGCGTCAACCCGAACTACGAGGAGGTGCTGGGGATCGACTGCGTCGGCTCGCTGACCGCGGCGGGCGACCCCGATCTGGCAGTGGTGGTCGTCCCGCCCGACGTCGCACTCGAGGTCGTTCGAGAGGCCGGCGAATGCGGGGTGAAAAACGTCGTCGTGATCACCGCCGGATTCGCCGAGACCGGCAGTGAAGGAGCGACCCGCGAGCGCGAACTCCGGGAGGTCGCCCGCGAGTACGGTCTGAACCTCGTCGGGCCCAACAGTCTGGGAGTGATGAGCACGCCCGTCGGACTGAACGCCACGTTCGGCCCCGATGACGCCCTCCCCGGGTCGCTGTCGTTCATGAGCCAGTCGGGCGCGTTCATCACGGCCGTCGTCGACTGGGCCAATGACCAGGGGATCGGCTTCACGGACGTCGTCTCGCTGGGGAACAAGGCGGTACTCGACGAGACCGACTTCGTCGAGGCGTGGAACGCGGACGACGAGACGGACGTGATCATCGGCTACCTCGAGGGGATCGAGGAGGGTCGGGCGTTCATCGAGGTGGCGAGGGAGGTGACCCGAGAAACGCCGGTCGTCCTCGTCAAGTCCGGACGGACCGACGCGGGCGCGCAGGCGGCCTCCTCGCACACGGGGACGATCGCGGGCTCCGAGCGCGCCTACGAGGCGGGCCTGGAACAGGCGGGCGTCATCCGCGCGGAGTCGGTTCAGGAGCTGTTCGACTCCGCGGGGATGCTCGCGAACCAGCCGCTTCCGGACTCCGAAACGGTCGCCGTCATCACCAACGCGGGCGGCCCCGGCGTGATGTCGACCGACGCGGTCGGGGACTCGCGCCTCTCGATGGCCTCCTTCGGGGAGGACACCCTCGAACGGTTCCGCGAGACCCTCCCCGCGGAGGGCAACGTCTACAACCCCGTCGACATCGTCGGCGACGCCGACGTCGAGCGCTTCGCGGGCGCGCTCGACGCGGCGCTCGCGGACCCGAACGTCGGGATGGCGCTCGTCCTCTCGGCGCCCACCGCGGTACTGGATTACGAGGAACTCGCCGAGTCGACCGTCGAGTTGCGCGAGGAACACGGCAAGCCGGTCGCGGCCTGCCTCATGGGTGGCGAGCGCGTCGCCCCGGCGGCCGAACGCCTCGGGGAGGCGGGCATCCCCAACTACTTCGATCCCGCCCGCGCGGTCGCCAGCCTCGACTCGCTCGCGGAGTATCGCGAAATCCGGGCGAGGGAGTACGACGACCCCACGGAGTTCGACGTCGACCGCGAGCGCGTGCGCGAACTGCTCGACCGGGCCGACGAGCGCGGGGACAACCGGATCGGCGTCGAAGCCATGGGGATACTGGAGGCGTACGGCATCCCCATTCCTGACGGCGAGGTCGTCACCGACCCCGCCGAGGCCGAACGCGTCGCCGAGTCGATCGGCGAGGCGGTCGTGATGAAGATCGTTTCGCCCGACATCATGCACAAGTCCGACATCGGCGGGGTGAAGATCGGCGTCGCGCGAGAGGACGTCCACGACGCCTACGAGGACCTCGTGACCCGGGCGCGCAACTACCAGCCCGACGCCGCGGTCCTGGGCGTACAGGTCCAGGAGACCGTGGATCTCGACAGGGGGGTCGAGACGATCGTCGGGATGAACCGCGACCCGCAGTTCGGCCCCCTGCTCCTCTTCGGTCTCGGCGGGATATTCGTCGAGACCCTCGAGGACGTGACCCTCCGGGTCGCGCCCGTCAGCGAACGCGAGGCGGCGGGGATGATCGACGAGATCGACGCCGCGCCCCTGTTGCGCGGCGCGCGCGGGCGAGAGCCCGTCGACGAAGGCGCCGTGATCGAGGCGGTCCAACGCCTCTCGCAGCTCGTGACCGACTTCCCCGAGATCGTGGAACTGGACATCAACCCGCTGGTCGCCACCCCCGACGGAGCCGTGGCGATCGACATCGCCCTCACTGTAGAGCAATGA
- a CDS encoding phosphotransacetylase family protein — MTRTVLIAGTEDSTGKTAIALALGQRAADAGLSVGYMKPRGTRLQSNVGKTIDEDPMLARELLGLDAEMHELEPIVYSPTFVEEAIRGREDPDELRETVRENFEALSEERDLMLIEGASSLATGGIVDLTDADVAELLDAEVVLVAPYESAGDVDTVLAAADRLGDRLSGVVFNAVADASFDSLESDAVPFLEGRGIPVLGALPRTRELAGVTVAELAEELGAELLTGADTDGFVERFLVGAMGGDAALRHFRRARNAALITGGDRADIQTVALEASGVTCLVLTGGLRPSSAVVGKAEERGVPIMVVRSDTLSTIDRAEDVVRRGRTRSPETVERMGELLDEHADVEAIVGGG, encoded by the coding sequence ATGACCCGAACCGTACTCATCGCCGGCACCGAGGACAGCACAGGAAAGACCGCCATCGCGCTCGCGCTCGGCCAGCGTGCGGCCGACGCCGGCCTGAGCGTGGGCTACATGAAGCCGCGGGGTACGCGCCTCCAGAGCAACGTCGGCAAGACGATCGACGAGGACCCCATGCTCGCACGGGAGCTGCTCGGCCTCGACGCGGAGATGCACGAACTCGAGCCGATCGTCTACTCGCCGACGTTCGTCGAGGAGGCGATCCGCGGCCGGGAGGACCCCGACGAGCTTCGGGAAACCGTGAGGGAGAACTTCGAGGCGCTCTCCGAAGAGCGGGATCTGATGCTGATTGAGGGCGCGAGCAGCCTCGCGACGGGCGGGATCGTCGACCTCACGGACGCCGACGTCGCCGAGTTGCTCGACGCCGAGGTCGTGCTCGTCGCGCCCTACGAGAGCGCGGGCGACGTCGATACGGTCCTCGCGGCGGCCGACCGACTGGGCGATCGGCTCTCGGGGGTCGTCTTCAACGCCGTCGCCGACGCGAGTTTCGACTCGCTGGAGTCGGACGCCGTCCCCTTCCTCGAGGGCCGGGGGATCCCCGTCCTCGGCGCGCTTCCCCGCACCCGGGAACTGGCGGGCGTCACCGTGGCGGAACTCGCCGAGGAACTCGGCGCGGAACTGCTGACGGGTGCAGATACCGATGGATTCGTCGAGCGGTTCCTCGTCGGCGCGATGGGGGGGGACGCCGCGCTCAGGCACTTCCGGCGGGCCCGCAACGCCGCGTTGATCACCGGCGGCGATCGGGCCGACATCCAGACCGTCGCGCTCGAGGCCTCGGGCGTGACGTGTCTCGTCCTCACGGGCGGGTTGCGCCCCTCGAGCGCGGTGGTCGGCAAGGCCGAGGAGCGGGGCGTCCCGATCATGGTCGTTCGATCGGACACGCTCTCGACGATCGACCGCGCGGAGGACGTCGTCAGGCGGGGGCGGACCCGGAGCCCCGAGACGGTCGAGCGGATGGGCGAACTGCTCGACGAACACGCCGACGTCGAGGCGATCGTCGGCGGCGGGTAG